The DNA segment TGCCCGTCCCAGTTCTGCACGGTCACTGTTCGCCGCCCGGCGGACGGGAAGGCCGGGACGTACACGCGCGCACCCGTAAGCCAGGAGACCGGCCACGGCACTTCACGAGCTGATCCACGAGGTGCTGGAGCGTGACCGCATGACCCTGCCCGCAGAGCCGACCCGATTTCACTGGCGGCGCGAGGACACCGTCCGTACCGCCGGGCTGCTGGTGGTGATCGCCGCCCTGCACGTCGTGGCGTTCGGCATCCTGTTCCTGCTGGTCGTGCCCGGCCACTACGAGATCGGCTCCAAGGCGTTCGGGATCGGCCTCGGGGTGACCGCGTACACCCTGGGCATGCGGCACGCGTTCGACGCCGATCACATCGCCGCGATCGACAACACCACCCGCAAGCTGATGGCCGACGGCAAGCGTCCGGTGTCGGTCGGCTTCTGGTTCGCGCTCGGCCACTCCAGCGTGGTGGTCGCCATGGCGGCCCTGGTCGCGGGCGGCGCACAGCTCGCCGGCACCCTGCTCGACGACGACTCCCGCACCCACCAGACCCTCGGCGTCGTCGGCACCACGGTCTCCGGGACGTTCCTCTACCTCATCGCGGCGCTCAACCTCGTGGCGCTCGCGGGCATTCTGCGGGTCTTCCGCGCGATGCGAGCGGGCACGTACGACGAGACCGCGCTGGAACAGCACCTGGACTCGCGGGGGTTCATGAACCGGTTCCTGGGCCGCTTCACCAGGTCGATCACCCGGCCCGGGCAGATGTTCCCGCTGGGCTTCCTGTTCGGGCTCGGCTTCGACACCGCGACCGAGGTCACCCTGATGGTGATGGCGGGCAGCGGCGCCGCGGCCGGGCTCCCGTGGTACGCGATCCTGTGCCTGCCGCTGCTGTTCGCCGCCGGGATGAGCCTGTTCGACACCCTCGACGGCACCTTCATGAACTTCGCCTACCAGTGGGCGTTCTCCAACCCGGTGCGCAAGGTGTTCTACAACCTGACCATCACCGGCCTGTCCATCGCGGTCGCCTTCCTG comes from the Streptomyces sp. SUK 48 genome and includes:
- a CDS encoding HoxN/HupN/NixA family nickel/cobalt transporter yields the protein MTLPAEPTRFHWRREDTVRTAGLLVVIAALHVVAFGILFLLVVPGHYEIGSKAFGIGLGVTAYTLGMRHAFDADHIAAIDNTTRKLMADGKRPVSVGFWFALGHSSVVVAMAALVAGGAQLAGTLLDDDSRTHQTLGVVGTTVSGTFLYLIAALNLVALAGILRVFRAMRAGTYDETALEQHLDSRGFMNRFLGRFTRSITRPGQMFPLGFLFGLGFDTATEVTLMVMAGSGAAAGLPWYAILCLPLLFAAGMSLFDTLDGTFMNFAYQWAFSNPVRKVFYNLTITGLSIAVAFLIGTIELVGVLHEKLDLSDAVTGWIADLDLDNVGYVIVGLFVVVWAAALAYWRLARVEQRWAGRLGEGG